A genomic region of Planktothrix tepida PCC 9214 contains the following coding sequences:
- a CDS encoding 2Fe-2S iron-sulfur cluster-binding protein, whose amino-acid sequence MVQIQAQGKTITCEPGANLRKVLLENGVDLYNGQASLINCHGFGTCGTCCVEIEGEVSEPQGKEKIRLSLPPHSSKNQRRLACQVKVLGDIKVKKYDGFWGQGSQTTWTP is encoded by the coding sequence ATGGTACAAATTCAAGCTCAAGGAAAAACCATCACTTGCGAACCGGGTGCGAATCTGCGGAAAGTCTTATTAGAGAATGGCGTTGATCTCTACAATGGTCAAGCTTCCCTGATAAACTGTCATGGATTTGGTACCTGTGGGACGTGTTGCGTCGAAATTGAAGGGGAAGTCTCTGAACCCCAAGGGAAAGAGAAAATTCGTCTTTCTCTTCCTCCCCATTCCTCCAAGAACCAGCGCCGTTTAGCGTGTCAGGTTAAAGTTTTGGGGGATATCAAAGTTAAGAAATATGACGGGTTCTGGGGTCAGGGTTCGCAAACCACCTGGACTCCATAA